A DNA window from Myxococcales bacterium contains the following coding sequences:
- a CDS encoding homoserine dehydrogenase, which translates to MTTGVGMLGCGTVGGGVARLLEERATELAARAGGPLRLAAVAVRDLTKARGPGLAGARLTASPAEVVRDPEVQIVVELMGGAEPARALVLEALAAGKAVITANKLLLAHHGPELFARAREVGVDLAFEGAVGGGIPVVRTLRDALASDRVRRLSGILNGTSNYVLTRMQREGLSFDEVLGAAQRLGYAEAEPSLDVDGHDAAHKLVVLAALAFGADLPPGDVPTSGLRALGPIDHAAAERFGYVIKPLAVAEACDDAAIAMRVGPTLVPREGLLAGVGGVLNAVLVEGEALGPCLLSGPGAGAGPTAVSVVADLLDVAAARKIGAAGRLTAAVRTAPARVRDPGLAHAPFYLRFVVRDEPGVLGCITTSLGRAGVSIRELFQQAQRPVDGAEPPVDVVMLTHPATHARLASAVRELDGEGFAVEPARVLPVAP; encoded by the coding sequence ATGACGACAGGCGTGGGCATGCTCGGGTGCGGGACGGTGGGCGGTGGTGTGGCGCGCTTGCTCGAGGAGCGCGCGACGGAGCTCGCGGCGCGGGCAGGCGGGCCGCTGCGGCTCGCCGCGGTGGCGGTGCGCGATCTAACCAAGGCGCGGGGGCCCGGGCTCGCCGGCGCGCGCCTCACGGCCTCGCCGGCAGAGGTCGTCCGGGATCCGGAGGTCCAGATCGTGGTCGAGCTCATGGGCGGCGCCGAGCCCGCGCGCGCGCTCGTGCTCGAGGCTCTCGCCGCGGGCAAGGCCGTCATCACCGCGAACAAGCTGCTCCTCGCGCACCACGGCCCGGAGCTCTTCGCGCGCGCGCGCGAGGTCGGCGTGGACCTCGCGTTCGAGGGCGCGGTGGGGGGCGGCATCCCGGTCGTCCGCACGCTCCGCGACGCCCTCGCGTCTGACCGCGTGCGGCGGCTCTCGGGCATCCTGAACGGCACCTCGAACTACGTGCTCACCCGCATGCAACGCGAGGGGCTCTCGTTCGACGAGGTGCTGGGCGCCGCGCAGCGCCTCGGGTATGCCGAGGCCGAGCCCTCGCTCGACGTCGACGGGCACGACGCCGCGCACAAGCTCGTGGTCCTCGCGGCGCTCGCCTTCGGCGCGGACCTGCCGCCGGGTGATGTGCCTACCTCGGGCCTGCGTGCGCTCGGGCCCATCGATCACGCCGCGGCGGAGCGCTTCGGCTACGTCATCAAGCCCCTCGCGGTCGCGGAGGCCTGCGACGACGCGGCGATCGCCATGCGCGTGGGCCCCACGCTCGTCCCGCGCGAGGGCCTCCTCGCGGGAGTGGGCGGCGTGCTCAACGCGGTGCTGGTGGAGGGCGAGGCCCTCGGGCCTTGCCTGCTGTCGGGCCCGGGCGCAGGTGCCGGGCCGACCGCCGTGAGCGTCGTGGCGGATCTGCTCGACGTGGCCGCAGCGCGCAAGATCGGCGCGGCCGGGCGCCTCACCGCGGCGGTTCGCACCGCGCCCGCTCGGGTGCGCGATCCGGGGCTCGCGCACGCCCCGTTCTACCTCCGCTTCGTCGTGCGCGACGAGCCCGGCGTCCTCGGCTGCATCACGACGTCGCTCGGGCGCGCGGGAGTCTCCATTCGTGAGCTGTTCCAGCAGGCGCAGCGCCCCGTCGACGGGGCCGAGCCCCCGGTCGACGTCGTGATGCTCACGCACCCAGCAACGCATGCGCGCCTCGCCTCCGCCGTGCGAGAGCTCGACGGCGAGGGCTTCGCGGTCGAGCCGGCGCGCGTGCTCCCGGTCGCGCCGTAG